The nucleotide window gaaattagggttttgaaatgggattgatttggggaagaagagggcttttgttatgattattctAAACGCCATTGATAGTGTGTGCAGAGGCACTTGGAGAATGTATTGATTCTATTTCATTGAAacaataaaaaaatcaatttcaCCCATTATTCGGCTGTCTAGAGGTATCATAGTGAAACTAGATTTCGAATATTTCTGATCGGTTTAATTGTTTAAATCGAATATGAATGTATGATTTTCAATTCCATTCCATTCGAGTCGATTCAAATCTAAATTACAcatgtatatttttttatatttatatatagagtaatattaatattaatatatatttatacacATACACGTAAAAGAAACCTTCTAATTCGAGTCAAActaaaaaaacttatttttgcactagtttaaaaaaagtaaaataatttTTTGAATTCGAGATTCAACTTCAAATTGAACCAAATtttgaattatatatatatatatatatggatccCATTAAGTCTAATCACTTTTGAAATCCATCTCCACCGTTGGATCatgctgagattaaatctcagccaCTTAAACTCCAAAAAATAACTGCTATGATTGCAGTTCATGACAGTTTCCTTACCTGGTGGTTACCTCCACCATTTTCTAGCCCATGTCTCCACAACTCAATCTCCTACAAACCTGGGTAGTGCTCTAAAGTCAGTTGAGGAGGTATTATTATATAATGTACCTTAGAAGCAATAGTTCATATCTTTAAATCTAATGTTATTCAAGGGTTCGGCTTTTGGAAGGGGAAAAATAGGAGAATCAAATACACTCTGTTTGGGCAGGAACAAATCCGATGTATCTTCAGGTATCGCTTGGGAATATGCATCAATTTAGCCAAGCAGGTTCACTCTTTCTTACCTTTTGAAGTTCAATTTTGTGTACTGTTTAGGATTAAGCCTTTATTTCATGTTCAGTTTTGTATCAATTTACGATCTCGGACGCCGATTAGGCAACGTAACTAAATGTCCGTCTATCTCACACACAAACTATATAAACATAATTCCCTCAAATGTATTACTCTGTTATTCACTAAACAAATGCCCAATTTCACCCTTATCATTGCCATTTATATCACCTTTctaaattgcaaaaaaaaaaaaaaacacttctTCCAATCCACCCTGTTTGGTTCCTTATCGTGTTTGTCCGTGATATTGGTTATTTGGCAAGCTAAAATACAGTTTTATGTCAAAAAATTTGCTTGTAGAACAGAGCAAACACTATGGCAGATAGCAATGACATTGAGGACCAGATGGATCAGAGGTTGGCAACTATGAGGAGAtggatgaatgatgatgatgttgaagagTAGTTAAGAGGAAAAAGCTGATGATGATCATGGTAAAGAAAAGCATGTTGGGCTGCTTACTTTGCCACCACATGGTTCTGAGATTTTCATTGGGAGGCTTTCTAAGGATGTGGTTGAGGAAGATTGAGTGAATTTTGTGAACCTTTTGGGGATGTTGTTTAGGTCAGCTCTAACGGTAATTATTTAATGAGAAGATTgtgttttattgttattttttaaatatatatttttctgtgTGATTGTTCAGGTAAGTTTGGTGAGATATATGGAGACCAATGAAGGTAAGGGTTTTGCATTTGTGGCATTTAGAAGTAAAGATGATGTTCAAAAGGCCATTGAAGAACTACATAACaaagattttaaagtataaaGCTATAAACTTTTGCTTATTTGTTAGGCATTTTCTGGATTTGGTACTCAGTTTTATGATGTTCTTTGCATGGTACGGGCTTCAGGTGTTCACTCTCTGAATACATATACAGACAATTCATAGGTAATGTGCCAAAGACTTGGACTGATGATGAGTTCAGAAAAGTAATTGAGGAAATAGGCCTAGGTTCAGAAGTGTCATTGAGAGCTTATAAAGGTGGAATCGGTGGTGTTGGTTATGGAATGCCATATATTTTTTGCTTATATTATGATCAATTTACATGGGAAACTTGGTTTCCGTGTGTTGCCCGGGTTGCTCTTGTGTCATGGGGATTTTAGATATGGGGAGcactttattatatatatatatatatatatatattggtctACAAAATTATGCAACCTGTACAGTGTCTTGGATCTTTACAGATGTATAATGATTCATGTTTCTAAATATTTTAGTGTATTTGGTTTTTATTTGTTGTAGGTGTGGATCATACATAGCCAATCAAGGGAAAAAAAGGCTTTGTAAGAAAAAATGTTGTTGCTTGAGGGCTCACATAATTATGCATTTTCATCCGCGTATAGTCCCCCTATTACACGATCCCTAGCCCAGTAAGTACATAGACCCTTTCTTTGCTTTTGAGTTTTGACTACACTTGAAGCAAGTGTAAGTTTATTTATAATGTAGCTTTAAAGTTACATGAACTTTTTATAATTCACATATCCTACTTTTCTAAATTTTGGTTCTTTTAATGCTAAGGATCTTAGCAACAACATTTACAATGAACTTCCATACAGGTTGCCTTTAAATCTAACACACTTGTAAGTTTCACTCCAGATAAATTTACTAGGTGTGTCAATCGTGTAGGGTTAGCGGGTTGTGGCTTGGCGAGTTGCAGGTTGACGGGTTGATGGGTTGATTGTGGAACACGAACTATATCTTTATTCATGTCAAAATCCGGATACACATAATTTGGGTCAAATCGAACACAACCCATTTTTACCAATTTGCTAAATAATTATTTGGAATTTGAGAAACATATATAAATCCTAAGATTTGGATTCCGGTTGATATAGACCAATACTGTCTCTTCCTTGCATAACTTTATATAGTATGATAGTCGGGTCGGATAATGCGTAAAAACAAGTCATGTTTCATTATGCTATTACCCATTGTAGATAACATAACCCAATTTATTTCTCTAATCGTAATAACCTATTGGTGGTCATTGTCACATTTCTTGTAGGTCGTTTTATGTTGGTGCTGCTGGTGGAAGAGTATCATAGTAATGCGGACGAGAAGTTTGCAGAGGTTGTATGCATTATATCATTTTGTGCTTCATGTTTGTTTATACTACCAAACAGGAGCAATTGTAATTTGATTTTCATTTATAGTTTTTTAATTGGGTATTTGTTAAATTAGCCCTTTTTGTTCCATGCAACTGGTTTGAAGTTTTTTCTTCTGCTTGAGCTTATAACAAGCACAAGCCTAAgttttttgttattttgatttCCTCTGGAGCTGTAATTTAGTAAATTTAACCATTTGGCCCCTTCCCTACGCAACATCTGATCCTCTAAGACAATTGCGCCATCACGGCACTGCTTGTGTTGTATTAGTCAATATATGGTCACGTAAAGACTAGCTTAATGCCATCCAATTGATTGAAATTACCTCAAACCTTGCTTTTTCGGATTTTTAGGCATATTGTACGTGTAAATATTACATTTTGATGAAACATTCCATACATTTAGGATCTTTTTAAACAAATAATGTTTTATTatgtaaataaaaaataattatatcaTTACGACTAGGGATGACCTCGGTATCGTCTGGTATCGAACCGGTACCGATATCgaaagaaccggtaccgaaaatcctcaaaagtgggtaccggtaccgaatatacccggttcggtacggttcggtaccggtacggtaccggtatttgagggtaaaaaccggtaaataccggtaccgaaccggtaccgtacCGTACTGGTACCAAACCAGTACCGAAAATGCTAAAAatcggtaccgaatcggtaccgaaaaagtacccggttcggtaccgggaacgatttgctcatccctaattaCGACGCTAAAAACCCGTtcaccggacgggtattaaactagttgtGCATGAAATTCGAATCGAGTAAATCAAATCTAAATTGgattcgaatcgaatacgaattcaagtaaaaaataaaaattcaaaaaattcgaTTTGATTAGTTTGAAAATTCGCTGTTCGATTCATCGAACACCCTTACCTTTATTGCATAAATAATATAAATCTCTACCCCATTTATTTATTTGCTtgtaattttattaaattaaatgcgTGTTTAATTTTTAAGATTAAACACCCTTAATTTGTTGATTTTTTAAGAAGCAATAACTTGAATATATAAAATAACAATATTAAGTATTAATATGTTATCCGCTGCCCAATGGTTTTTGTGAGTTCAATAAAATTTAGAGTGTTTTTGTGGGTTACTAAAATGCgatatttgtgggttttatattgtgttttggatgataaggttttgattattaaatgactaacattagtgtgttttaaatgCGTAGTTCTACGATAgcgtgtttgaagtttttatgaacTGTTAgagtttggatattgtgttttattgATCTTCACACAGCATAGTTCTACGATAgcgtgtttgaagtttttatagaCTGTTAaagtttggatattgtgtttcaTTGATATTCACACAGTTATTTGTGGGTTTcaagtgtgttttatggttgaaattGTGGTATTTTATTACTTTGTAGGTAAAATTGACTTTATAGTggaatctttctatactaataaacaaaaatcatttttggacacgtgtcattctctggtaatttctcacccttatttttttatttatctcttttattaaataataataataataataataataataataataataataataataataataataataataataataaacatcaatttaagtatttaactaaatctatttatctctttgttttcataatctgaaattggtttcttttttaactctaaagtttcaatctttgacaatttaagtctaaagtttcaatctttgctattttaacccctttgattattttaatttttaacttCTAATtaaaaagttttcatcttttgcaatttaacccctttaatattttttactttcaacccaaagcttttcatcttttacaatttaatctcaacactttttttactttcaattttagtctcttatatacttttcatctttcataagttctccgtttaacgtgtTGTTCTAAATTTtcgagttaacacgccgcaacgtgcgtgtgtggttcaacgtttttcatctatttttttcctgtttgacatgtcCATTGCATCGTGTCTATTTTCCCCCGTTTGATAGATCTGTCGCaacgtgcgagtcagagatcgatttagttattttttttctcggttttacacacatgctcgtggtcatgtgagaaacacttgtctttcatctaacatgatatataactattTAATCctccgccgcattgcggcgggtgatAATTCTAGTATAGACATATAGACGAAACATGTTTGGATTTGAAATTAACTAAATAGATATTATTTAGGAAACAAAATAATCTCCTCGTCAAAAGAAGATATCAAGAAGGTAATCTACAAGTATGTTTGAAAATTGAAATATTTGCGATGATCATCATCACATCACATTACCCTACGTACAATGCAACTTCTCTTCTCCTTAACTCGCCACCATCCGGCCACCGGCACGCCGTCGCATTACCACAACCACACCACTTTTACACAACCATCACGCCGGTTCAAACCGGAAGTTTCATGCAACTTGTTTCCTAATCACGTTGAATTAAGGTCAACAAGAGCTGAATTTACAAGACCCAATTTTCTATTCACTCAACCAATTACTTACCAAAAAACATGGTAATTAATTCCTCTTGTTTATTGCCACTTATTACATACACACACCTGTatatttctttgaactcattcATACGAGTCAAACGGGTTGGTGGGTTGTTAACCGGTTGTAAACATGTTAAACGGGTTGATGGGTTGTAATAAATGGGTTAAACAGGTCGTAAACAAGATTAAGGGTGTTGTTGGTCCACGGTTTAAACTTGATCACGACCCATTTAATTAAATAGTTCAACCTGAGCATGCCCCATTTATTAAACGGGCAGTtccgaccggggggtcgaaaacgtgtatataccaaaaaatttctataaaacctgGGTGtaaaaaacgtatatacccaaaaatttatatacaaaaactacatactctccactactgagcgaaaagttcggggggtcggccgccccctcccgcccccactaaGCTACGCCAATGTTAAACGGGATAGATATAAATTATTTGTTATATTCATAGGCAATTACATTCTACAAGGAGACTCACACCTGAAAATGGTGCGACAAAAGGCTTGATCTTAGCAAATGTGGCTGTGTATCTGCTCTCGAAAGTTGCCGACACAAAGTTCATAAGGCAGAACTTCACGGTGAGTTCTTCATGGTTATGGTGTTTCTCTTTGAACGTCATGACTTATTCGCATATACGTGTGTTTTCCCTAACACGTCGAATAAAAACTATTTTGAAAGGAAAAGTTTTTTTCTAACGGGTTTTCTGGACTTTATTTATATatcttttttattaaaaaatatatatattttcttttgtcaaataaaaaaaaattagctTAAAGGGAAACCAAGAGAAATTTACAGTAGCCCAAGTTGGGGTTTTCTGAAAAAGGTATCAACCCGACCCGTATAAAATATACACTATTGTTCTTCTGTACAAGTTATTTCATCTATGCAGGTACTTCTGGATAACTTTAACAGCGGACGGTATCATACTATGATAACTTCTGCTTTCAGTCACAAGGACTTTTTACATATCCTCCCAAATATAATCGCGCTTTATAGCTATGGCAAAAGAGTACGTATTAAGTTCATACACGTAACATTCATTCATTCTTTCTTGTTTTCTGAATTGATAACCACATTCCACAGATGGAACAACGCTTTGGGCCTGAATTTCTGCTTAAGTTGTATCTGGCTGGGGCTTTTACTGGCTCGGTTTCATTCCTGTTGCATCGGGTTTTTCTTGCCTTGTCATCAAAGGTCAAACATCCAAAACACTATCACGATTCACGGACCATATTTCATTATCTAACTGTTATTATTGCAGGACAAGCAATCGTGTGAATCGGACCGTTCAAAACTTGCAGCTTATGTACTACATTAACATTCTTGTTTCTCCCATAATTTTTCTCATTTATATAACATTCTTGTTTGGAACAtctttttaaattattattattattttttttttttacattttagggAGCAAGTGATGCAGTGATGGCTATCTTGATGCTTGATACATTACTCACCCCAGTGAATATTTCACTTGGCAAGTTTACAATACCTGCCCATGCTCTATTAGCGGTAAATGAAATCTTCATGGTTTATTCAAACATGTAATAGTAACGTGTTCGTGTTAAAATAAGAGAAGTGTCTGTATCCCAAGGTTGAACGATGTTGTCGCCGCCCATTTTTCATGCAAGTTTATAAGTTCAAGAGATCTTAATGtgttatacaacaacaacaaccgtacCCCAGCGAATATATGTTCAAGAgatcttaggggctgtttgtttaccttttaatgaggctcttaatggttcagacctcttactggttcagcacttaatggttcagactgttttgtttcgcgagcagatgtctgaatggttcagacatttgcctctgaatggctaagtattatactgagtctgaatggctaagacctctaatctgaattggttagaTATTttcctctgaacggttaagcattatactggctcttaatggttcagacctcttactagttcagcacttaatggttcagatctcttactggttcagcagtTAACCATTCCGAAGTTGCCAAACAGCTTCTTAATGTGTTAATTAGTTGATTAGTTGTAGTGTAGAAGTTTGTTTTCTATATCTCATGGTCATTTTGTTTCATGTAATCATTTCAGGGGAGTTATATTTGGGATGATATACAAAAACTAAAGGTATGATCCTTAATGTGTTATGATCTATCTATTCACTCTTAAAATAGTAAAAAAAGTTGTCCTAAAaccgcacacacacacacgttgAGGTTCCTTACAGAGCAAGAGggaacaccaaaaaaaaaaaaaaaaactaaatacttatctattttattagttttttgtttttcatttttaaaattttgtaCTTCTTAAATTTTTTAAATACAAATACGTATGTTACGTACATAAACCATCAAAATAATTTGGTcatgtgtttttgaattttttattgttttaccACTCATAAACAAATTTATACATAAACAAATTTGGTCATAGGTTTTATACATAAACAAATTTGTGCATATGTTCTTTCTGAATTTCAATAGAGATGAATAAAATTGTATATCAactattttctttttaaaatgttttttgaTCGAAAAAAATGAAtgatttattttttgtttaaCGTGTGCTCGCAACGTATAATGTTCTATATAGATCCCTCCCTTGCATATGTGTGTGAATATGTTGTGAACCGCGACAAGTGCATAACGCACACGTATAAAATGCATAATAAATACTACATAGTaatagagaaagagagagaaacaaAAGCGATTACATAACTGTCTTATGTGTCGCATTTAAAGCGATAGATGCATTATGCGGTTTTCAACATATTAGCGATTCTAAAATGTTGAAACCCTTTAAAATCATATATTATGATctgaacacccccccccccaactgtacacacacacacttctcttttctatatatacatatatattatatgCAACTATTACTGTTTACTATTTCAGGAAGATAATAAAATTTCAGGATCTGCTCACTTGGGTGGTGCTGCGGTTGGAATCATAACTTGGGCATGGCTGAGAAAGGGGCGGTTATAAATTCTGTTTTATTAGACCCAAATCAGTTAGCCTGTTTTGACCCAAATCAAATTGAACATTTTTTTCCAATCGGCATGCTGTTTAGCTTACCTGACCCAACCTACTCGTTTTGCTGTATGTTATTTAGCATAAAAGAATGAACATGCATAACCTGAAATAGATGAGAATTTAGAAATATTGTAAAAACTTATCACCTGGAAAATTAAAATAAGAGAAAATATGTTCATTTTAAGTAGGGGTTACAATCCTTATAGATCGCGGAGTAAAGTTTATGCCTTTAAATCGACTCATACTTATTCATGTATGAAGGAATATGATCTTCGATACTTGGAAAACCAAACCGAGCCGGCTGGATATGACAATCTGATCCAAATCCAACCCATGGTATGCCTGCTAACGTGTCACGTTCTGGTAATTACCTTCTACAATGGTCGCATAAGCATCACTCGCTCCAAGATAATGAACCGTCATTCTAGTACTATATAAGTACTTGATAATCATAAGAACAGGAGGTTATACTTTCCCGCTCTACACGCTACACTTGCACTCTTGCTATCTCTATTCATTCATAAGTATATTTATGAGTTAACTGCacttttcgtccctgtggtttgtggaaaatgccacttcagtccaaaagAAGAAATTTGCGCTAGTTCCGTCCTCAACATTTTTTAAAcgtgccacttcagtccaaaaagataACGTCTTGCGCCAGTTCCGTCCTCAGCGTTTTTAACGACGCGTTctctttttggactgaagtggcacgTTTCAAAAATGTTGATGACAGAACTGgcgttaatttttttttggacGGAAGTGGCATTTTCCaccaaaccacagagacgaaaatgacagttaactctatATTTATTCTCACGTCGGATGTTGGTCACAAGGAGAATTCGTTCTTACTATGATGAAACTAACGTGTTATGTTTTGTAGTATTTTGGCTCGCTTTAGGTGTTCGAAGCTCCATATGCATGAACCGTCTACCCGGAACCAGGTGTGACATACTTAAAATGATATAACCTAAACGTGTCGCGTTATACACACACCCCTAGCACATTCTTAATTTCTTTTGAATGGCTATGCATTTCATTAAAATGGGCAACCAACAAGAAGTTAGGAGCCACAAAACTTGCTGCTATATACAAACATCAGTACTCAAAACAAGATGGACTCCCAAAATGAAAAAGAACAACATGATGTCCATTAGTTTCGCCCTGTTTTTGACCCATAGGAACGTGTTTGACTTGATATCCTCATAACCTTTAACAGGGATGGTCGTGTGTTGTTGAAAATTTTGTCATTTTAAGCATGCCAAATTAACCAAATTTTGGAAACGAAAATCACCTGAAGCACCTTCTGTTTTTTTAAGCAAACCTGCAGATTTCCATGAGATGCCCATTAATCGTTCGACATAGTTGCAACCAGAAAAGAAGTTAAAATGCACCAAATTCCATTTTGTGTCCAAATGAGCTATGCGAAACTGCATTAGGCTGCTAGCAGTAACTTGGCCGTTTCATCAGAATTTCCACAGAACGTGCAAGTTGTGTCGTTGATGGTTATACCCCTCCTGGTTACACTAACTCACTTATCCTAACACCATCATGTTTTTTGCAAGTTTCGGAGCAAACTTTCTTCCATTTTTGGCCATGGTTATATGAGTTCAAACCTGTTACTGTTAATTTCTAGGTATGGATAAGAGCTTGAACCATGGCAATGAGAGCTGATCGCACGTCATCTTCATCATACACACTCGTTAGATAGTTATGCATCTCTATAACATCCTAAACATAAAATTTATTTCATTAATCAATGACTTTTGGATATCAAGAAAATCTTTGAATGTTGGCTTAGTAAGTATACCTGATGATCAAGCTTGGCAACTTCATTCATGACCCCTTTAAACCAATCAAAGGAACCTTGTTCTCTAGTCACCCAGTAAAAGTAAGCATTTGCAGTCCCtaaagttttctttttttttttttggagatacccaaatttaaaaatataaaaattaaaaaaattaaaaaaaaacgaaaaagaaTGAAAATCAATGGTTTGATCGAGTATAATGAAATAGATTAACACAAATCTAAACAACAATTAACGTTGTTAAACAATTAAACAAATCAAAATTCGAGCCGAACATTGTATTAATTAACTTACCCATCCTAACCCGTTCAAGTTGGTTAACTTACCGATCCTAACCCGTACATTCTATTAATTAATActtgagtaaattactttttgagttctTGTGTCTTAGTGGTTTAAACAtttgagttcaaaatcaaaatgtttaacgccctcAGTCCCTAGACACTTTTTTATAACTATTTaagtccttttgagtccaattttattaacaaaattggactcgaaccgttataaaatgaacaaaattggactcaaaacgttataaaataaatgactAGGGACTCAGGGAGTTAAAttttttgattttgaactcaagttgttaaaactactaaaacacaaggactcaaaaagtaatttcaTCTCAATACTTTTTGATGTCCATTATGACGCCCATAAGTATAGGTGTTGGCCCAAAACGGTCCAAGACTTTCTTTTTAAAGTCAGCCCAGATTTAGACCCTTGGGCCATAATTGCCAGGTCTAATGTTGCAATATAAAAATGTGTAACCAACCGTTGCTCCAAAATCTATACCAATCACATACACCTAACAAAGTCCAGACACACATGATCAAGGTGATTTCATGTCCAATGTTAGTAGGTGAAGAAACACTAACCTGGTAGGCTCCAACGAATACTTCAACTCTTGGCGATCCGAACAGCtgactgcaaaacagaacaccgttaggactcgttacaggaatgagGTTATtcttgtaaccaccctccggcgtgagaataagtctcggtatTTGGGAGTAAGAAAgtatataaagagagagagagttggtACGAGCAGAATGTCCATACCTTTtgatgtttacctctatttatagtttacgAGTAGGGTTTCCCGTAAGTTAGGAGATAATCCGATgagttagggatttgcatgatcttcccaaaaTATTGGAGATTCGGTTACTTGGTTTATCCATGCAGAATGGAACATTCTAGAATAAACGTGAATATAATTGATtacttataataaaataataggtgaTGACCGGGTCGGGTTAGTCGGTCCGGGTCATATCTCGTCAGTAGGCAGAAACAGCACGAGACAAATGTTAATTATGTCTACGCAAATAATATTATCACAATATAAAAACTAAATTTTAAACAAAACGATATAAAAGGTTTTTCGTAATAAAAACGACTTTAGAAAACTTTCAACCAGATTGATCCGTTCTAAATATCCATATTTTTTCTTCATTTGCGTCGTTTCAGATAAAACAATCGACAACGAATCTTTAGTTATTTTTAACGGCGAaacttttatatataatatagaaaACGGTCCAGCAAGAGTAACTGAAACCCCCACAATTACATCTCGAATATTGAAATCAATCCACATATCCCAATTAAGGTTGCAAAATTTTGATCTAGTAAAATTCCAAAGGAAAGAGTTCTCTTTAATTAttagttagatttttttttgaacggcgaacACACACAAGCCCCTTAAATCTACTCCTATAACCACTTTGTTGGACTCGAACACACTCCACTTTGGTAGAGATAAACACGGTATGCTCATATGCCACCGCGCCACCGCCACCTCCTAAACCACCGTTGCTGTCGTCTCTTCCCGGAGAT belongs to Helianthus annuus cultivar XRQ/B chromosome 5, HanXRQr2.0-SUNRISE, whole genome shotgun sequence and includes:
- the LOC110871312 gene encoding RHOMBOID-like protein 12, mitochondrial, with product MLNGLMGCNKWVKQVVNKIKGVVGPRQLHSTRRLTPENGATKGLILANVAVYLLSKVADTKFIRQNFTVLLDNFNSGRYHTMITSAFSHKDFLHILPNIIALYSYGKRMEQRFGPEFLLKLYLAGAFTGSVSFLLHRVFLALSSKDKQSCESDRSKLAAYGASDAVMAILMLDTLLTPVNISLGKFTIPAHALLAGSYIWDDIQKLKEDNKISGSAHLGGAAVGIITWAWLRKGRL